GCCGAGCGGCGGAGGCGGATGTCGCTCCGCGACCTCGCGGACGAGGTGGGGATCTCCAAGAGCGCGGTCGACACGATGGTCAAGGCGTGGGAGGCGGTGCGCGAAGTGCCGCAGCCCCGTTCCAACCTGCCCAAGCTGAAGGTTTGGTATCTGCGCCAGAAGCAAGAAGAGCCGGGCGGGCTTCACGACGATCCCATCGACATGGGGATCCTGGCGCTCGAGATGCTGGCCGGCCTCCCCGCGGCCGAGCAGCACGACGCTGCCCGGGAGCTGGTCGAGGCGA
The DNA window shown above is from Longimicrobium sp. and carries:
- a CDS encoding helix-turn-helix domain-containing protein, encoding MGHNGHKTDAQAPNPLSERVQAAQIAALLAERRRRMSLRDLADEVGISKSAVDTMVKAWEAVREVPQPRSNLPKLKVWYLRQKQEEPGGLHDDPIDMGILALEMLAGLPAAEQHDAARELVEAMKGIYERRKRPLPVWAVRLAESLDEEDRPGS